TGAAATACCATACGGAGCCAGGCTCCTGCTTCTGTAGGATCAATTTTGTCCCAGATCCTGTATCCTGTTTCTTGCCAAGAGCTTCCTTCACAATTATTTTTGGTTCCTAATACTTCATGGACTCTATAGTTTCCGGTTTTGCCTTTCAGTTTTGTTTCGAAACTTCTTCCCTTATTGATCCTTTCTTTTACGGATTCATAAACCTTTTGGGAAATTAAGATCTTTGCGCCTGCTTTTTTTGTAGTAGTTTCGATCCTACTTGCGGAGTTAACTGTGTCTCCAATTGCAGTGAATGACATACTCAATGGATGTCCTAATTTTCCTAAAATTGCAGTTCCATAATTGATCCCAATTCCAATCTCGAATTCGGAACCTAAATGATTTTGTAGATAAGTATTCAAACTTTCTAATTCTGATCTCATCTCAAGCGCAGAGCGGATCGCATTTAGGTTTGCTCGAACAGGATCCGGATCTTCTAATCCGAAAATCGCCATGAGTCCATCACCGATATACTTATCTATGACCCCTCCGTATTTTAAGACCTTATCTCCCATTCTGTAAAAGTAACGATTCAAAATATGAATAACGTCATAAGGCAAATGACTTTCAGAAAAGCCTGTGAAACCTCTGATATCACTGAATAAGATCGCGACTGGTTTTTCTATCCCCGAGATCAAATCAGAAAATGTAGAAGCAAGTGCCTTATCCGCATCGTCGATGACTAATCTTCTGAGAACAATATCGCCCGAAATTTTTGTTTGGCAGGCAAGCCTTACGTTATCCGGAAATCCCTTCTTCTGAGCTAACACCGTTTCTTTTTCGTTGCGGGGAAGAAGATTTTCATCCCCTTCTTGGATCAATACCCTGCAAGTAGAACAACGTGCGTTACCTCCACATGCGTGTATATGAGGGATGCCTGCATCGAGTGAAATTTGTAATAATGGCTTGTTTAATTCGGAAGGTTCGAGGAAAACTTCCTTATCGTTTTCGAAGATAACTTTTATCATAGAGGGAGATTGAATCCGGTGATCAATATTGGATCTAAATCCTTGTTCATTTTATTTTAGATGAAAAACACTAAAAGACTAATATTCAGACCTATATATACGCTCGTTAAGAATAAAAATATTCTTTGGCCCGGGGCGGAAATTCTTTTTTTCCACGTCTAATTCCAAGTTCTCCGAGTATCTCATCGTGAAT
The DNA window shown above is from Leptospira koniambonensis and carries:
- a CDS encoding peroxidase family protein; amino-acid sequence: MIKVIFENDKEVFLEPSELNKPLLQISLDAGIPHIHACGGNARCSTCRVLIQEGDENLLPRNEKETVLAQKKGFPDNVRLACQTKISGDIVLRRLVIDDADKALASTFSDLISGIEKPVAILFSDIRGFTGFSESHLPYDVIHILNRYFYRMGDKVLKYGGVIDKYIGDGLMAIFGLEDPDPVRANLNAIRSALEMRSELESLNTYLQNHLGSEFEIGIGINYGTAILGKLGHPLSMSFTAIGDTVNSASRIETTTKKAGAKILISQKVYESVKERINKGRSFETKLKGKTGNYRVHEVLGTKNNCEGSSWQETGYRIWDKIDPTEAGAWLRMVFHASSIFSADGEWLGLEGSIRFPTILNDENNRGVKKQIEAIIHLKEEMEKEGRVGIPTLADMIALSGALALQKAGGPQVHILQGRKDSSYPNGRMLMPVDSPDVKDSLNYFGMMGFSTRDTVLLMGVHTLGWHSKGSFTETPNIFNNHYFRDLLLDGGARMLATDRALLSSEETKRMVMEYALDESLFFKDFQGLYQRLVEQKRLEES